The nucleotide window ACAAGCCAGCACTGAACACCTGATGAAGAAGTTGGTACTGGCGAACTCAACCCCAATTTAGAGCCCCATCAATTGAATTATTTTTTGGAATTGTGAGTGCTGACGGACTTTCCGAAAAGCTGGATCAATTTTCAGATTGATGAGAAGAAAACCGTGCTCTTCATACGCTCTTTCCAACCAGTGGATAGTTTGTTCCTGATCATCCAGATAAGCAAAATATTTGGCCAGATCGTAGGCCCGGCTGGCTGGAACTTGCTTCATTTGTTGGATCTGCATTTCTAAAAATCCTTGTATTCCAGACGTTTGATATACTTTATCAATTGACTGACCTTCCTTGAGCTGCTGACCGTCTTTCTTTTGAGCAGCAAGGTATTCCCGAACAGCATCATCATATCGCCTCATTTGGATATAGATTTCAAAAAGCAACTGATGCGCGGGGACAAAATCCGGAAAGAGTTCCAACGCTTTTTGACAGAATTCGATAGCCAGTTGAGTTCTATCCTGGGAGAAGTAAACCTGTGCCAAATCCGTCGCAATAGCAGGCGAGAGAGGATCAAGCTGGTATGCTTTTTTCAAGTGAACCGTCGCTTCGAAAAGTTGTCCACGGGTGGCCAGATACTGGGCGTACCATTGGTGCGCAATAGGGTGTTGCGGATTGAGGTGCAACGCCGTTTGAAATTCCAATTCGGCCTCATTCCAATTCCAGTGGTGGAACATCCGAATAAACGCCAGAGTGGAGTGAGGTTCAGCGAGCGTTGGATCTAACCCAATAGCTTTTTCAATCATCGGTTCAGCTTCAGGCCAACGCTCCAAATCAAAGGCATAGGCATCCCCAAGGGCGGCATATGCTCTTGCAAACTGAGGATCCCGATCAATTGCCTGCTGCAAATAGGTTATGCTTCTCATCAGTCCATTGTGAGAGCGGTTGTTCCAGAAATATCGTCCCTTTTGGAAAGCTTCAGAAGCCTCTGGATTCGACGTGTATTCACGGGATGGCGGTACTGGTTTTGACGTGTTCAAAATTACCTGGAGTGCAAAAGCCAGTCGCGCGGCGATGTTTTCACGCATCTGGTCAGATGGAGCTGTCGGTTCATAATACAATTCAGACCAGATGACCGAACCGTCCTGGATACGGCTTAATTTCATACCAACTGCAATTCGATTCAGACCCGCTTCAATTGAGCCGGTAACTAAAATTTCTGGAGTTGGTGAGGTGTTCTCACCCCAGAAAACTGGTTGTTTAAGGGAGACATTTTGTTGTTGCGAAAGCCTTGGCTGTACAAAGGGACATTCCCTGAGTTTGGAAATCAGTAAATCGCAAATTCCATCAGCTAAATTCTCACTTGTAGTTGCCTTCACAAGTTTAAATGGTTCAACAATAACCTGGATTTGAGGTGCTCCAACCGGGCGTTCTTTTTGTTTGGAAGTTGGTGTTACCAACGGGACCTGGATGAAGGCCAGGGTCAGAATGACGGTTACGGTGATCATCCCCATGAAAAAAGCCGTTTTGTGAAAGGTTGTCTTCGAAGCAACAGCTAACTGAGCAGTAGCAAATGACCTATCACCAGATTTGATTGTGAGCGGGGTAATTTGGGATATTTCGGAAATATTGCACGGCAGGCTATCTAAAAACGGACAAACGGGTCTTCCAGATTGTTCACCGCCAGGGTGGTCATCTTTCTGAATTTGATGACTTTCGAGCTCCTGGCAACGCCTGAGTACGGGAACAGTAAGCCGATACCCTCGTCTTGGGACCGTCTCAATGTATTTTTCGGGGTCAATTTCATCAAGCGCCTTTCTCAACATTGAAATACTTTGGGTTAGATTGCCTTTTTCCACAAAAGTATCGGGCCAAACCAGCCTCATTAACTCGTCCTTTTCAACCACCTGTCCTTGACGTTCGACCAGAACCAGGAGCACCTGGAATACTTTTGGAGTCAACGGAACAACTCGCTCCTCAAGCCAAAGAGATTGGTCACCACAATCTAACCAGTATGGCCCAAATTCATAGAAATACTTGATACACTTACTCATAGCAGACTTTGAGAACTTTTTGAGAACTTTTTGATGACCAGTTTTTCTTCCCAGCCCATAGAATCGCCCTCGACTACTGTAGCTTACAGCTATTTTTTAGGCAAACTGATTGAAGTGTCTGTATTCGAAAGGGGTTCGATATGGTTTGGGCTCAAAAACTGTTATGGCTTGTGATGCTGGTTGCGATTGGTGGAGGGGCTTGTTTTCATAATCTGAGCCAATCGGCCCAACCCGGCGACCCGAAAATATATCAATTCTCTTCGGAGCAAAAAAATCCAGCGACGATTCAACCTCACTCCGTTTCTCCCGGACCCTCAGAAAAAACACCACCATCTTCAGCCGGCATTATTTATATAATTTTCGATGCTTCGGGCTCAATGGCGGCAAAATTACCCGATAAGAGGTCACGAATTGATGCTGCCAAAGAAGTCCTCCACGGTTTTGTATCAAAAGATTTTTCAGGACATGAACTGGCGCTACGGGTGTATGGTCATCGCAAAAAAGAAGATTGTACGGATTCAGAATTGCTCATCCCGATTGGCCCCCCAGAAAAGGTGGTCCAATCTTTCAAAACAATGATCCAACGGATTGTGCCATTGGGCAGAACGCCTATAACGTTTAGTCTGATCGAAGCCCTGAAAGATATCGGCGAAAGACAGGCGGAAATCATTTTAATTACAGATGGAATTGAGTCTTGCGAAGCTGATCCTTGCGCGTTGGTTCAGGAATGGCGCGCCAAAAACATTCAGGTAAAAGTACATGTTGTTGGGTTTGGGGTAGATGAAAAAGCGAAAAAAACGCTGGGATGTATTTCCACCGCTGCTGGAACCCAGTTTCACGATGCCACAACCGCCCCAGCTCTGGCAGAGGAACTGGCAAAAATTCACCAAAAAACGGTCAAGCAAGGGTTTATTCTTAAAGGCCAGGACACCTCTGGCGTTGAACTATTGGTGAATGGCACCCTCTCTCAAAATAATATTGTCCGCTATCAAGTCAACTCCGCTGCCAAAGCACTGGTTGACGCTGGAGAATATGTGTTATCCGCTGGTGTGAAGACGGCAAATGGAAATCTTTATCAGCCTGTCATCCAACGGATCAAAATACTGGAAAATGAGACCACCACGGTTACCGTCACGGTTCCACTACCTCCGTCTGTGAAAGCCAGGTTTGCCCAAGGCCAGGAGGTCCAGCCTCATAATTTAATAGCGGCTTATCAAAACGGAAAAGAGGTATTCAAATTTCGGGCCATTGACAAAACCTATTTAGATGAAGGTACTTACGAATTTCAATCAAAAATCCCAGGTCAGGATCTACCTCCAGTCACTGAAACATTCGGCCCAGGCGATCACAAAGAGATTCTCTTTCAGCTTATTCAAACGGTGAAAGTCTTTTTCAAGATGGTTGCCGCTGGTTCTGAGGTTGTATTTCGAGACAATATGGAGTTATGGCAGGGAAATCAGAAAATCTATGAAGTACACTCCGTGAACGGTGCAACGGTGACACCAGGGATTTATGAACTCCATCTCCTCAACAAATTAGTGCCCCATGTCTCGCCAGGGGTGACCATTTCCAACCAGGAATCCCAGCACCTCACCATTTCTGTTCCGGTCGGATATATCACGTTTGCCTACCAAAAAGCAGATGGAAGCCCTGATAAAAAAGACCGCTGTTTTGTCAGCACTGGATCGGGACAGGAGCGGATCCACAAACTTTCAAACGAAAAACATCCGATTCTTCCTGGACGCTATCGGGTTGATGGCTGGAGCCATAAAGGAAGCTATGCTCCGGTATTCTTCGAAATCGCAACAGGTGAAGACAAGACTGTTTATTTACGGTCAACCAATTAATCCAAGTTCGGA belongs to Acidobacteriota bacterium and includes:
- a CDS encoding winged helix-turn-helix domain-containing protein, with the protein product MSKCIKYFYEFGPYWLDCGDQSLWLEERVVPLTPKVFQVLLVLVERQGQVVEKDELMRLVWPDTFVEKGNLTQSISMLRKALDEIDPEKYIETVPRRGYRLTVPVLRRCQELESHQIQKDDHPGGEQSGRPVCPFLDSLPCNISEISQITPLTIKSGDRSFATAQLAVASKTTFHKTAFFMGMITVTVILTLAFIQVPLVTPTSKQKERPVGAPQIQVIVEPFKLVKATTSENLADGICDLLISKLRECPFVQPRLSQQQNVSLKQPVFWGENTSPTPEILVTGSIEAGLNRIAVGMKLSRIQDGSVIWSELYYEPTAPSDQMRENIAARLAFALQVILNTSKPVPPSREYTSNPEASEAFQKGRYFWNNRSHNGLMRSITYLQQAIDRDPQFARAYAALGDAYAFDLERWPEAEPMIEKAIGLDPTLAEPHSTLAFIRMFHHWNWNEAELEFQTALHLNPQHPIAHQWYAQYLATRGQLFEATVHLKKAYQLDPLSPAIATDLAQVYFSQDRTQLAIEFCQKALELFPDFVPAHQLLFEIYIQMRRYDDAVREYLAAQKKDGQQLKEGQSIDKVYQTSGIQGFLEMQIQQMKQVPASRAYDLAKYFAYLDDQEQTIHWLERAYEEHGFLLINLKIDPAFRKVRQHSQFQKIIQLMGL